Proteins encoded by one window of Chaetodon trifascialis isolate fChaTrf1 chromosome 15, fChaTrf1.hap1, whole genome shotgun sequence:
- the LOC139343285 gene encoding cyclin-dependent kinase 5 activator 1-like, which yields MGTVLSLSPSYRKAVLFEDGPATVGHYTAVQNSKNAKDAAAAAAKSLKRPSIINVLPWKRIVAVSAKRKGSKKLQSDVGDGGKGSSPEGHATAMTNSASNSLKLKKSQSCANLSSYSSSQDPSATTTTTSSHLPTSKTLANVVTVAAKKNSLTGSGIQPSTAAGTPKRVIVQASTSELMRSLGEFLCRRCYRLKRLSPTDPVLWLRSVDRSLLLQGWQDQGFITPANVVFLYMLCRDVVSSEVASERELQASLLTCLYLSYSYMGNEISYPLKPFLVEAEKEAFWDRCLEIINRMSGKMLQINTDPHFFTQVFADLKNESKKEEEKTKLLIGLDR from the exons ATGGGTACGGTGTTGTCGCTGTCACCCAGCTACCGCAAGGCAGTGCTATTTGAGGATGGCCCGGCCACGGTAGGCCACTACACAGCAGTCCAGAACAGCAAGAACGCCAAGGATGCTGCCGCAGCAGCCGCCAAGTCCCTCAAACGCCCCTCTATCATCAATGTTTTGCCATGGAAGCGCATTGTGGCCGTATCGGCAAAGAGGAAGGGCTCCAAGAAGCTGCAGTCCGACGTTGGCGATGGTGGGAAAGGGAGCTCCCCAGAGGGCCACGCCACCGCCATGACCAACTCGGCCTCCAATAGCTTGAAGTTGAAGAAGTCTCAGTCCTGCGCTAACCTCTCATCCTACTCGTCAAGCCAGGACCCCTCGGCCACTACCACCACTACCTCCTCCCACTTGCCCACCTCCAAGACCCTGGCTAATGTAGTCACTGTCGCTGCCAAAAAGAATTCCCTCACAGGCTCCGGGATCCAGCCGTCTACTGCAGCCGGCACGCCAAAGCGTGTCATCGTCCAG GCCTCCACCAGCGAACTGATGCGCAGCCTGGGTGAGTTCCTGTGCCGTCGGTGTTACCGACTGAAGCGTCTATCCCCGACAGATCCAGTGTTGTGGTTGCGCAGTGTGGACCGCTCCCTCCTCCTACAGGGCTGGCAGGATCAGGGCTTCATCACACCAGCCAATGTGGTCTTCCTCTACATGCTGTGCCGCGACGTGGTCTCGTCCGAGGTGGCCTCGGAGCGCGAGCTGCAGGCCTCGCTGCTCACCTGCCTCTACCTGTCCTACTCCTACATGGGCAACGAGATCTCCTATCCGCTGAAGCCCTTCCTGGTCGAGGCAGAGAAGGAGGCCTTCTGGGACCGCTGCCTGGAGATCATCAACCGCATGAGCGGCAAAATGCTCCAGATCAACACCGACCCGCACTTCTTCACCCAGGTGTTTGCTGACCTGAAGAACGAGagcaagaaagaggaggagaagaccaAACTCCTCATCGGCCTTGACCGATAA